The following proteins are co-located in the Thermoanaerobaculia bacterium genome:
- a CDS encoding TonB-dependent receptor has translation MTSRFRSTLGMALCAALLASGAWAQSKTTAALTGTVTDESGAAVPGASVEVSSPSLIGGARTSVTEESGRFRFPEVAPGLYSVTVSLDGFQTVRLEGVTLVTGATQDVAVKLGVATVSETLVVTADAATVDTASSATNTNLDSDYLQNLPTGRFQPDVLNLAPGINNDVAFGSAGSGLAYQLDGVDTSDPEGGTAWSFVNYNIVEEVQLVGLGAPAEYGSFTGVVFNSVTKSGGNEYKGLVDAYYSNKSLSDSFSGEEFEGLNPTNESFIDTTAQIGGPFIQDKLWFFVSAQYFKEESSNGGPIRTEESPRLFGKLSWQLNEQNSIDGWLEWDRYDIIGRGADSVTPLEATVTEDAPEYVGNVSWRSILSENTILNVSYGGYDGYYYLDPNQGYDIAGRYDGATGLYNTNSNFFYLADRTRNQIVASVSHFADDFIKGDHDFKFGMELERSTVRSRYGAPTGVWFYDNYGYYDDPGTEEYDYVPYTQGYYNYSYDLKGTVERQSLFAQDSWRITPTFTVNVGVRAEFNHGSVPGEGNIFDNTAVAPRLGFAWDMTRDGKTVLKGHYGRFFEKFVATEFYYAREGAYTPLEYRNIYPSGYIEDLGQVTPGVVVIEEDLDQPYMDQYTLGIDRELGGGITASFTYIHREKKDFIETVSRDGIFVPINGIVEETGRPATVYDYLNPEDDVLVYRNVPDLHRKYEGYMFVLNRRLRDNWQMLLSYVYSEATGNIDNLSASGQYGGDNASSFLDTPNSLVFAEGKLTNDPTHAVKLQGSYAIPKLNLLFSGNYTFNTGDTYNLRSTCLVVDGDCYDFNQGTVRFHGEPRGSRRLEDKSELDLRAEWFMNVGDADGRFGIFLDIFNVTNQARFTLVQDRAGSTFEEGRSTNSPRTYRFGAKYSF, from the coding sequence TCGGGCGCTGCGGTGCCCGGCGCCAGCGTCGAAGTCTCGAGCCCTTCGCTGATCGGCGGCGCCCGCACTTCGGTCACCGAAGAGAGCGGACGCTTCCGCTTTCCCGAAGTGGCGCCCGGTCTCTACTCCGTGACCGTCAGCCTCGATGGTTTCCAGACCGTCCGCCTCGAGGGCGTGACACTGGTGACCGGAGCGACCCAGGACGTCGCGGTAAAGCTCGGCGTCGCGACCGTCAGCGAGACCCTCGTGGTGACCGCTGACGCCGCGACGGTCGACACCGCGAGCTCCGCCACGAACACCAACCTCGACAGCGACTATCTCCAGAACCTGCCGACCGGCCGCTTCCAGCCCGACGTCCTGAATCTCGCACCCGGAATCAACAACGATGTCGCCTTCGGTTCCGCCGGATCCGGACTCGCCTATCAGCTCGACGGGGTCGATACTTCGGACCCGGAGGGCGGCACGGCCTGGTCGTTCGTCAACTACAACATCGTCGAGGAGGTCCAGCTGGTCGGCCTCGGGGCGCCGGCAGAGTACGGCAGCTTCACCGGCGTGGTCTTCAACAGCGTGACCAAGTCGGGCGGCAACGAGTACAAGGGTTTGGTCGACGCCTACTACTCGAACAAGAGCCTCTCCGACAGCTTCAGCGGCGAGGAGTTCGAAGGCTTGAACCCGACCAACGAGTCGTTCATCGACACCACCGCGCAGATCGGCGGTCCGTTCATCCAGGACAAGCTCTGGTTCTTCGTTTCCGCCCAGTACTTCAAGGAGGAGAGCTCCAACGGCGGCCCGATCCGCACCGAGGAATCGCCGCGCCTCTTCGGCAAGCTCTCCTGGCAGCTGAACGAGCAGAACAGCATCGACGGCTGGCTCGAATGGGACCGCTACGACATCATCGGCCGCGGCGCGGATTCCGTGACGCCGCTCGAGGCGACCGTGACCGAGGACGCCCCCGAGTACGTCGGCAACGTCTCCTGGCGCTCGATCCTCTCGGAGAACACCATCCTCAACGTCTCCTACGGCGGCTACGACGGCTACTACTACCTCGATCCGAACCAGGGCTACGACATCGCCGGACGGTACGACGGCGCGACCGGCCTCTACAACACCAACTCCAACTTCTTCTACCTTGCCGATCGCACGCGCAACCAGATCGTCGCGTCGGTCTCGCACTTCGCCGACGACTTCATCAAGGGCGATCACGACTTCAAGTTCGGCATGGAGCTCGAGCGCTCGACGGTGCGCAGCCGCTATGGCGCGCCGACCGGTGTCTGGTTCTACGACAACTACGGCTACTACGACGACCCGGGCACGGAAGAGTACGACTACGTCCCCTACACCCAGGGCTATTACAACTACAGCTACGACCTGAAGGGCACCGTCGAGCGCCAGTCGCTCTTCGCGCAGGACAGCTGGCGGATCACGCCGACCTTCACGGTGAACGTCGGCGTCCGCGCCGAGTTCAACCACGGTTCGGTTCCCGGCGAAGGCAACATCTTCGACAACACCGCCGTCGCGCCCCGGCTCGGCTTCGCCTGGGACATGACCCGGGACGGCAAGACCGTCCTGAAGGGGCACTACGGCCGCTTCTTCGAGAAGTTCGTCGCCACCGAGTTCTACTACGCGAGGGAGGGCGCCTACACGCCGCTCGAATACCGCAACATCTATCCGAGCGGCTACATCGAGGACCTGGGCCAGGTGACCCCTGGCGTCGTGGTCATCGAGGAGGACCTCGATCAACCCTACATGGACCAGTACACCCTCGGTATCGACCGCGAGCTGGGGGGCGGCATCACGGCCTCCTTCACGTACATCCACCGCGAGAAGAAGGACTTCATCGAGACCGTCAGTCGGGATGGCATCTTCGTGCCCATCAACGGGATCGTCGAGGAGACCGGGAGACCCGCGACGGTCTACGACTATCTGAACCCGGAAGACGACGTTCTCGTCTACCGGAATGTCCCGGACCTCCACCGCAAGTACGAAGGCTACATGTTCGTCCTCAACCGGCGGCTGCGCGACAACTGGCAGATGCTGCTCTCCTACGTCTACTCGGAAGCGACGGGCAACATCGACAACCTGAGCGCCAGCGGTCAGTACGGCGGCGACAATGCCAGCAGCTTCCTCGACACGCCGAACTCGCTGGTCTTCGCCGAAGGCAAGCTCACCAACGATCCGACCCACGCCGTCAAGCTGCAGGGCTCCTACGCCATCCCGAAGCTGAATCTGCTGTTCTCGGGCAACTACACCTTCAACACCGGCGACACCTACAACCTGCGTTCGACCTGCCTGGTCGTCGATGGCGACTGCTACGACTTCAACCAGGGCACCGTGCGCTTCCACGGTGAGCCGCGCGGTTCGCGACGCCTCGAGGACAAGAGCGAGCTCGACCTGCGGGCCGAGTGGTTCATGAACGTCGGCGACGCGGATGGCCGCTTCGGAATCTTCCTCGACATCTTCAACGTCACGAATCAGGCGCGATTCACCCTCGTGCAGGATCGGGCGGGCAGCACCTTCGAGGAGGGGCGCTCGACGAACTCGCCGCGCACCTACCGGTTCGGGGCGAAGTACAGCTTCTGA